TGACCTTGGCGGACATTCTTTATTGGCTATGCGGGTAATGAACCCGATCAGAAAGTTGGGATACAAGGTGCAAATGCAGGATTTACTGGTTAATACGACAATTAATACCCTGTCTGGTATGTTGCAAAGACAAATTGATCACATCCATAATGAACATCTTGTTTTATTGAATTCCGGGCGGCTGGATGAACCTGTTTTTATCATACCAGGTTCGGATGGAATTTGCGATGGTTACGATGAACTGGCGAAAGGATTAGAGGATAGTGGTGCAGTATACGGTCTGCAAATGATGGGCTTATTTAAAGGTGAAAAACCTCTGGATACGATCACAGCAATTGCAACGGTGAATATAGAATGGATCAGGTCAGTGCAGCCACAGGGGCCTTATCGTTTAATAGGTCATTCTTTTGGCGGACAGGTAGTTTATGAGATGGCTTTGCAGTTGGAACGTGAAGGGGAACAGGTCGATTTAGTGGCTATTCTGGACGCAGCGGCTATTTTAAAACGAAATTGTCGGCCTGCTGAAAATCCGGCAGACATACTGCTTAATCTCCTTAACTATTATCATTTGATAAAGGCACCTTATCCAGCCTGGACAGACGAGTTTTTAACTGCTGTAGCAGATGTTCCTGAACAAGGGCTGAAAGGTTTTATAGCTGATTTTCTGACCCATCAAACGGATGTTAAAGAAGACGATGCCGCTTTTATTTTGAGATTGCTTGATTTGCAATTTACAAATGTACAGCTGGATTATGCTGTGGATGATGAAATTAAAGCCTTAACTATCATTGTCAAAGCAAAGGAGGAGGATTGGACAGGTTATACACAGGGATTAGGCTGGGAAAAGCATGCTGCTAATTCTGTAATCTACACTGTTCAGGGAAATCATTTTAGTATGGTGAAAAACAAAGAAGCGCTCACATTGGCTGCTTGTTTAAAAACGCATCTTATTTGTTATACTGATTTGTAACCGCTTTTTTGGCTAAACAACTATATTGCATTAATCCGGTTGCAGGTTTTTCTGTAACCGGGTTTTTTATAAACTAATGGAATGGAAGATAAGTCCCTTATTGAAAAATTAAAGCTGATCAGATCAGGGGAAATATGAAGAAGCATTTGTTTTTTTGAAAAAAGCTGAATCTATTGGATCAGCAGATCGCAATTTATATCTGAATATAGCGATTGCAATGCTGAACATTTCAGCTCAGACCAGGGCAAATGCTAAAGTCTGGTTTAAGAAGGCAGAAGGTCTTGAAGCGGATGAATTAAGTCTGGTCGCTTATTTCGATCCGCAGGGATATTAGTTTGATGAAGCTATTTTTATGTTCGTTTGCGTACAAGAGGTGTTCAATGTTGAACACCTATTTATTTCTAGTGTATTGTTATTGAGTAGATTAGCGGGCTTTGTTTGATTGGCATGGTTATGCAGTACGTATTGGCAAAAACCAATTCTTATGATAAATCTTAAAGTCCTTCTTATTTTCCTGACTACCTTATTTCAATTTCCAAATTACACGAAAAACTGGCAGGGCAGTGATATACCCGGTCATTGTTATGCAACCTTTGATGATTTTAATGGGAAGCAGGATTTTAAAATTAAGCTTTTGAAAAAAGAGGGTTTTAATTTTAAATATTCTACTACTTTAACAAAAGGTACACTTCAGCTGACCATAAAATCTGGTTCAAAAACCATATATGAAAAGGAGTTGAAGGGCTCAGTATCCGATGAGGTTAAAATTGAGAATTCAAAAGGTGGAAAGTTTAAATTTATCTTTATGGCTAAACATGCAAAGGGTAGTTTTGATGTCCGGTATTAAACCATCTTCTCCATGATAATGAACTCTATCGGTTGCTTGATCTCGCCAAAAAGCCCATCGCCCTCAAATGGTTGTATTTCTCCTGTAAAAGTGTAACCCCGGCGTTCATACCATTCAATAAGTTCCGTCCGGTTACGGATCACAGACATAGTGATTTTATCACAATTCAATTTTTTGGCGTGTATTTCTGCTGCTGCAAGTAATGCTTTACCAATTCCTTTACCTTGCAGGACGGGGGATACACTGAACATGCCTAAATATAATTCAGGGCCTTTAACTTCCAGGTAAACAGAACCCAGAATCTGCTCATTTTCATCGGTGTATTTGAGAATGTCAATTGCTTCATTGCTGAAGTATTTGGTTAACGTTTCTTCATTTATCCGGATACCGCCTAAAAGATCTGCTTCTGTTGTCCAGCCTTTTTTTGACTCTTCACCACGATAAGCGCTGTTTACTAATACATTTAATTGAGGTACATCTGCAACTGTGGCACTGGTTATTGGCATATGATTTATTTAGCAGATCAAATTTAATAATTTCAGCTATTGCAACCAAAACGGAGTTATAATAATTTAAAATCCTCCCGTACCGGATCAAATATATCTATCAGTTTACAATCCGTAATCGCTTTACCTCCATGAATAATATTCGGTGGAACTATAGCAAATGAACCTGTATCCAGTACTTTTGATACCCCATCAACAGTCAGTTCAAATTGACCTTCAATTACAAATACACATTGATGATTGATATGCTGGTGCATTGCAGATACACTCCCTGCTTTTACCTCCAGAAAGTTGATCGTATTATTTTCAGTATGAATTATTTTTGATAGATAACCTGGTGATAACTCTTTTGTCTCTATATCCGAAAAATGATTAAAAATAGGATTGCTCATCATTTGTTTTTGCTATTGTGATTTTTTAATGAAATAAACATAAACTTCTTTTTTGATTAAAAATCCTAAATCTTCATAAACTTTAATCGCGCGTTCATTAGCTCTTAAAATTTACTTAATTATGGAGTTTTAGTTTCTGACACCGCTTATATTTGCTTCCGGCTGATTTTTACCGGCCCCGATGCATTATGGAAAAACTTACGCTGAAACAACCACAACTTCATCCTTCCAATTTTGATTTTTTAAATAAGCTGGGGCAAAATAATGATAGAGAATGGTTTCATGCACATAAAGATGAATTTCAAAAAGAGCAGGGACAGATAGAAAGTTTTGCCGATGCGTTATTACAAGAACTCAATACCCATGATGTAATTGAAACCCCTTCTGGAAAAAAGAGCTTGTATCGTATTTACAGAGATACCCGTTTTTCAAAAGATAAAACTCCTTATAAGACACATTGGAGCGGTAGTTTCAGCCGTGCAGGAAAATTCCGCAGAGGAGGTTATCATTTTCACCTACAGGAAGGAAACACTTATATTGCAGGTGGTTTTTTCGGGCCATCTACCGAAGACCTGAAAAGGATCAGACAAGAAATTTCTTTTGATGCTGCGCCACTCAGGAAAATATTAAGCAGTACCTCCTTTATTTCGACGTTTGAAACCTTAAAAGGCGAGCAACTCAAAACCACACCAAAAGGTTTTGATGCAAACGATGAAGCCATAGATCTTTTACGTTACAAACAATTTCTGCTGATCAGGAAGTTTTCGGATCAGGAACTGCTCAGTGAAGACTTTTTACAGCAAGCCGGACAGACTTTCAAAAACATGCGTCCGTTTTTTGATTATATGAGTGAAATACTGACAACTGATATCAACGGATTATAAACTTAAAGCCCTGATACCGCGTATTTTTTGATAAGGATTATCTCAGAATAATATATATTTAGATATAATCTGAGATACGATGCTGCACGAAAACCTTATTTTAATCCTTGTCCTGTTATTAGGCGTCACCATTTTAGTTATGGTGGGGCATAAATTGAAAATTTCTTATCCCATATTTCTAGTCTTAGCTGGTTTAATTATAGGATTTATCCCCGGGATCCCGCACCTGACCGTTGATCCTGATATTATCTTTTTACTTTTCCTGCCCCCCTTATTATATGAGGCTGCCTGGACTACTTCGTGGAAAGATTTCAAGGAATATAGAGGAGCAATCTTTTTACTGGCTGTAGGCCTGGTGCTGATCACTTCGGTAGCCGTAGCCTATGCTTCAGTTGCTTTTATCCCGGGTTTCACTTTGGCACTTGGGTTTTTACTTGGGGGGATAATTTCACCGCCCGATGCAATTGCAGCTTCCTCTGTTTTGAAAGGGATCAAAATCCCTAAAACTATAAAT
The sequence above is drawn from the Pedobacter cryoconitis genome and encodes:
- a CDS encoding DUF2461 domain-containing protein; this encodes MEKLTLKQPQLHPSNFDFLNKLGQNNDREWFHAHKDEFQKEQGQIESFADALLQELNTHDVIETPSGKKSLYRIYRDTRFSKDKTPYKTHWSGSFSRAGKFRRGGYHFHLQEGNTYIAGGFFGPSTEDLKRIRQEISFDAAPLRKILSSTSFISTFETLKGEQLKTTPKGFDANDEAIDLLRYKQFLLIRKFSDQELLSEDFLQQAGQTFKNMRPFFDYMSEILTTDINGL
- a CDS encoding cupin domain-containing protein produces the protein MMSNPIFNHFSDIETKELSPGYLSKIIHTENNTINFLEVKAGSVSAMHQHINHQCVFVIEGQFELTVDGVSKVLDTGSFAIVPPNIIHGGKAITDCKLIDIFDPVREDFKLL
- a CDS encoding GNAT family N-acetyltransferase, which encodes MPITSATVADVPQLNVLVNSAYRGEESKKGWTTEADLLGGIRINEETLTKYFSNEAIDILKYTDENEQILGSVYLEVKGPELYLGMFSVSPVLQGKGIGKALLAAAEIHAKKLNCDKITMSVIRNRTELIEWYERRGYTFTGEIQPFEGDGLFGEIKQPIEFIIMEKMV